From Nymphaea colorata isolate Beijing-Zhang1983 chromosome 6, ASM883128v2, whole genome shotgun sequence, a single genomic window includes:
- the LOC116255441 gene encoding oleosin, translating to MADQAKSVAQRVQETAPSTDQAVRFLFAGTAGVALLVLSGLTLTGTVVALAAATPLLVIFSPVLVPAAIAAFLIAAGLLSAGGFGVAALSAIAWIYNYVTGKHPPGADKVDYARSRIMDTARDVKERAREYGHYVQHKAQEVTQG from the coding sequence ATGGCAGATCAGGCGAAGTCCGTGGCGCAGAGGGTGCAGGAGACCGCGCCGAGCACAGACCAGGCTGTGAGATTCCTCTTCGCCGGGACGGCCGGCGTCGCCCTCCTCGTCCTCTCGGGGCTCACCCTCACAGGCACAGTCGTCGCCCTGGCTGCCGCCACGCCTCTGCTCGTCATTTTCAGCCCCGTCTTGGTCCCCGCGGCCATCGCCGCCTTCCTCATCGCCGCCGGGCTTCTGTCCGCCGGCGGCTTCGGCGTCGCCGCGCTGTCGGCGATCGCGTGGATCTACAACTACGTCACCGGGAAACACCCGCCGGGAGCGGACAAGGTGGACTACGCGAGGTCGAGGATCATGGACACGGCGAGGGACGTGAAGGAGCGGGCCCGGGAGTACGGGCACTACGTGCAGCACAAGGCCCAAGAGGTGACCCAGGGTTGA